A region from the Cryptosporangium arvum DSM 44712 genome encodes:
- a CDS encoding purine-cytosine permease family protein, with amino-acid sequence MAVVEEGVEPLREGAYGTKVVAVEPGGIEKIPLADRHGTPLNLFWTWASPNLEFATIYLGVLATLVFGLTFWQAVAAIVLGNALSSIAHGVLSARGPVHGVPEMVLSRGAFGFWGNLLPAGFLSVTAGIGWFAVNSVSASFALNALTDLPTWLCLVVVVLAQVVIAFLGHNFVHSFEKWAFPVLAVIFLVGTVVVLSKSNPGAPAGEGIPGVGTAGGFLLTLAAVFGYASGWNPYAADYTRYLPPDTNRRQVGIFAGLGIFVACTVLQIVGAASVTIGPPASDNPTLAFVDEMPSLLANLTLLAIAIGGVSANVLNIYSGSMSFLTMGVKLPAHLRRALVALTFGVVGFVVASFGLEDAGHKYENFLLVIGYWIAPWLGVTLVDLWLRRSQDYGEILYDRRYANWAGPIAMVAGLVVSIGLFSNQAQYTGLVVRSNPAIGDVTPIVGLLLAAFVYFSLRLPVVRRKDGSYSQI; translated from the coding sequence ATGGCAGTGGTCGAAGAAGGCGTCGAACCCCTCCGGGAGGGGGCGTACGGCACGAAGGTCGTCGCCGTCGAACCCGGCGGCATCGAGAAGATCCCGCTCGCCGATCGGCACGGCACACCGCTCAACCTGTTCTGGACCTGGGCCTCGCCGAACCTGGAATTCGCCACGATCTACCTGGGCGTGCTGGCCACGCTGGTGTTCGGCCTGACGTTCTGGCAGGCCGTGGCCGCGATCGTGCTGGGCAACGCGCTCTCGTCGATCGCGCACGGCGTGCTGTCGGCGCGCGGCCCCGTCCACGGCGTCCCGGAGATGGTGCTCTCCCGCGGTGCGTTCGGCTTCTGGGGCAACCTGCTCCCGGCCGGGTTCCTCTCGGTCACCGCGGGCATCGGCTGGTTCGCGGTCAACAGCGTCAGCGCGTCGTTCGCGCTCAACGCGCTGACCGACCTGCCGACCTGGCTCTGCCTGGTGGTCGTGGTGCTCGCCCAGGTCGTGATCGCGTTCCTCGGGCACAACTTCGTCCACTCGTTCGAGAAGTGGGCGTTCCCGGTGCTGGCGGTGATCTTCCTGGTCGGCACCGTCGTGGTGCTGAGCAAGTCGAACCCGGGCGCTCCGGCCGGCGAGGGCATCCCCGGGGTCGGCACCGCGGGCGGTTTCCTGCTCACTCTCGCGGCCGTGTTCGGGTACGCCTCCGGGTGGAACCCCTACGCGGCGGACTACACGCGGTACCTGCCGCCGGACACCAACCGGCGTCAGGTGGGCATCTTCGCCGGGCTCGGCATCTTCGTGGCGTGCACGGTGCTGCAGATCGTCGGGGCGGCGTCGGTGACGATCGGCCCGCCGGCGTCGGACAACCCGACGCTCGCGTTCGTCGACGAGATGCCCTCGCTGCTGGCCAACCTCACGCTGCTGGCGATCGCGATCGGCGGTGTCTCGGCGAACGTGCTGAACATCTACTCGGGGTCGATGTCGTTCCTGACGATGGGCGTGAAACTGCCCGCGCACCTGCGCCGGGCGCTCGTCGCGCTGACGTTCGGCGTCGTCGGGTTCGTCGTGGCGTCCTTCGGGCTCGAGGACGCCGGACACAAGTACGAGAACTTCCTGCTGGTGATCGGGTACTGGATCGCGCCGTGGCTCGGGGTCACGCTCGTCGACCTCTGGTTGCGCCGCTCGCAGGACTACGGGGAGATCCTCTACGACCGGCGGTACGCCAACTGGGCCGGACCGATCGCGATGGTCGCCGGGCTGGTCGTCTCGATCGGCTTGTTCTCCAACCAGGCGCAGTACACCGGCCTGGTCGTCCGGTCGAATCCGGCCATCGGCGACGTGACCCCGATCGTCGGATTACTCCTCGCGGCCTTCGTCTACTTCTCCCTCCGTCTGCCTGTTGTGCGACGGAAAGACGGGTCTTATTCACAGATCTAA
- a CDS encoding isopenicillin N synthase family dioxygenase gives MTEPVPSIDLTGDRKTVAAQVDAALQRSGFMLVTGHGVAPELRAATRAAARAFFALPADVKHRYAAIVGGRGWLPTGVEANGYAEGTETPPDLKETFAIGADTPVGDPDVDEAWFQPNVWPDEGPALKRTLTEYQAAMRTLADQLLELCAEALGLPTAFFAPTTDHPTWTLNINWYPPMGVVGEPEEGQYRIGPHTDFGTLTLLDREYGSGGLQVYTADGEWVDAPYDPDAFTINVGDLLARWTGDRWLSARHRVLPPQADAPDEDLVSLVYFYEANHDAVVEALEPPIGRVAHPPVVSGDFIRERLDAITIG, from the coding sequence TTGACTGAGCCCGTACCTTCCATCGACCTCACCGGGGACCGGAAAACCGTCGCCGCCCAGGTCGACGCGGCCCTGCAGCGCTCCGGGTTCATGCTGGTCACCGGCCACGGCGTCGCGCCAGAGCTGCGTGCGGCGACCCGCGCCGCCGCCCGGGCGTTCTTCGCGCTCCCGGCCGACGTCAAGCATCGGTACGCCGCCATCGTCGGCGGCCGCGGCTGGCTGCCGACCGGCGTCGAGGCCAACGGCTACGCCGAGGGCACCGAGACCCCACCGGACCTGAAGGAGACGTTCGCGATCGGCGCCGACACCCCGGTCGGCGACCCGGACGTCGACGAGGCGTGGTTCCAGCCGAACGTCTGGCCGGACGAGGGGCCCGCCCTGAAGCGGACCCTGACCGAGTACCAGGCCGCGATGCGGACGCTCGCCGACCAGCTGCTGGAACTCTGCGCGGAGGCGCTCGGCCTGCCGACGGCGTTCTTCGCCCCGACGACCGACCACCCCACCTGGACGCTGAACATCAACTGGTACCCCCCGATGGGTGTCGTCGGCGAACCCGAGGAGGGGCAGTACCGGATCGGCCCGCACACCGACTTCGGCACGCTGACGCTGCTCGACCGCGAGTACGGCAGCGGCGGGCTGCAGGTCTACACCGCCGACGGGGAGTGGGTCGACGCGCCCTACGACCCGGACGCGTTCACGATAAACGTCGGTGACCTGCTCGCGCGCTGGACCGGGGACCGCTGGCTCTCCGCCCGCCACCGCGTCCTGCCGCCGCAGGCCGACGCCCCCGACGAGGACCTCGTGTCGCTCGTCTACTTCTACGAGGCCAACCACGACGCGGTGGTGGAGGCGCTGGAGCCTCCCATCGGGCGCGTAGCGCACCCTCCGGTCGTTTCGGGGGACTTCATCCGCGAACGCTTAGACGCCATCACGATCGGCTGA
- a CDS encoding nucleoside deaminase yields MTTLDPSTLLAAAVEEARAGLAEGGVPIGAALFTTDGTLLGRGHNRRVQDGDPSLHAETAAFRDAGRRPTYFDTIMVTTLSPCWYCSGLVRQFGIGHVVIGEAVTFSGGHDWLAEHGVTVTLLEDPECVGLMTDFIKNRPELWAEDIGAEVD; encoded by the coding sequence ATGACGACGCTGGATCCTTCCACGCTCCTCGCCGCGGCGGTCGAGGAAGCCCGCGCCGGGCTGGCCGAGGGCGGCGTCCCGATCGGGGCGGCGCTGTTCACCACCGACGGCACGCTGCTCGGGCGGGGCCACAACCGCCGGGTGCAGGACGGTGACCCGTCGCTGCACGCGGAGACGGCCGCGTTCCGCGACGCCGGCCGGCGCCCCACCTACTTCGACACGATCATGGTCACCACGCTCTCGCCCTGCTGGTACTGCTCCGGCCTGGTCCGTCAGTTCGGGATCGGGCACGTGGTGATCGGGGAGGCGGTGACGTTCTCCGGCGGCCACGACTGGCTCGCCGAGCACGGCGTCACGGTCACGCTGCTCGAGGACCCCGAGTGCGTCGGTTTGATGACCGACTTCATCAAGAACCGGCCGGAACTGTGGGCCGAGGACATCGGAGCCGAAGTTGACTGA